In Schistocerca piceifrons isolate TAMUIC-IGC-003096 chromosome 9, iqSchPice1.1, whole genome shotgun sequence, the following proteins share a genomic window:
- the LOC124717331 gene encoding mRNA decay activator protein ZFP36L1 isoform X1, translating into MCLSQCPCTHICQLRLAGAPSPLILSHGMSSGSSAASSAASTTSSGSSSSSSSSSSSKAGGSSPPPSSASSSSGGSTCSSPTNLGCPVVLCGKGGVYRRSSNPLSGDSHGPVSGAQTPQPQPHRKLDRSQSEPASAASASAAVNTSRYKTELCRPFEENGSCKYGDKCQFAHGARELRSLARHPKYKTELCRTFHTIGFCPYGPRCHFIHNADEARPKTIASPPQSPLLVSPVSPVTPVAPGSPLAPGSPLAPGSPLAPGSPLAPGSPLVAALGVASASSTSTSPPPGSKPSSPPAATSPAVPQSPTDAFTFNMVFTQPPSTAAPSLQTLPACFRPSPETRLPVFRRVAAMSELLAGGQ; encoded by the coding sequence AGCCACGGGATGAGCAGCGGAAGTTCAGCCGCGTCTAGTGCAGCGAGCACCACGAgctccggcagcagcagcagcagcagcagcagcagcagcagcaaggctGGCGGGTCGTCCCCGCCTCCGTCTTCAGCATCCAGCTCTTCTGGTGGCAGCACATGCAGCAGCCCTACAAACTTGGGCTGCCCTGTGGTGCTGTGTGGCAAGGGTGGCGTCTACCGCCGCAGTTCCAACCCTCTGAGTGGGGACTCGCACGGGCCAGTGAGTGGTGCCCAAACGCCGCAGCCCCAACCACACCGCAAGCTGGATCGTAGCCAGTCAGAGCCTGCATCTGCCGCCTCTGCCTCTGCAGCCGTCAATACTTCTCGCTACAAGACAGAGCTCTGCCGCCCCTTTGAGGAAAATGGCTCCTGCAAGTATGGGGACAAGTGCCAGTTCGCGCACGGTGCCCGCGAGCTGCGCTCACTTGCTAGACACCCCAAGTACAAGACGGAGCTCTGTCGCACTTTCCATACGATTGGTTTCTGCCCGTATGGGCCGCGCTGTCACTTCATACATAATGCTGATGAGGCCCGCCCCAAGACCATAGCTTCTCCTCCACAGTCACCCCTGCTGGTTTCTCCAGTGTCACCTGTCACTCCAGTGGCTCCGGGTAGCCCACTAGCACCAGGTAGTCCTCTAGCTCCTGGAAGCCCACTAGCTCCTGGCAGCCCACTGGCCCCCGGAAGCCCCCTGGTTGCTGCATTGGGTGTCGCCTCTGCATCGTCCACCTCTACCTCACCCCCACCAGGCAGCAAGCCGTCCTCACCACCAGCTGCCACCTCTCCTGCCGTGCCGCAGTCTCCGACCGATGCTTTCACTTTCAACATGGTATTCACACAGCCGCCATCAACTGCGGCGCCTTCGCTGCAGACTCTTCCGGCGTGCTTCCGTCCATCACCGGAGACACGCCTGCCAGTCTTCAGAAGGGTTGCTGCCATGTCAGAGCTTCTGGCTGGTGGGCAATAA
- the LOC124717331 gene encoding mRNA decay activator protein ZFP36L1 isoform X2 — MSAAVMNAGASVFDFGDFHYKSHGMSSGSSAASSAASTTSSGSSSSSSSSSSSKAGGSSPPPSSASSSSGGSTCSSPTNLGCPVVLCGKGGVYRRSSNPLSGDSHGPVSGAQTPQPQPHRKLDRSQSEPASAASASAAVNTSRYKTELCRPFEENGSCKYGDKCQFAHGARELRSLARHPKYKTELCRTFHTIGFCPYGPRCHFIHNADEARPKTIASPPQSPLLVSPVSPVTPVAPGSPLAPGSPLAPGSPLAPGSPLAPGSPLVAALGVASASSTSTSPPPGSKPSSPPAATSPAVPQSPTDAFTFNMVFTQPPSTAAPSLQTLPACFRPSPETRLPVFRRVAAMSELLAGGQ, encoded by the coding sequence AGCCACGGGATGAGCAGCGGAAGTTCAGCCGCGTCTAGTGCAGCGAGCACCACGAgctccggcagcagcagcagcagcagcagcagcagcagcagcaaggctGGCGGGTCGTCCCCGCCTCCGTCTTCAGCATCCAGCTCTTCTGGTGGCAGCACATGCAGCAGCCCTACAAACTTGGGCTGCCCTGTGGTGCTGTGTGGCAAGGGTGGCGTCTACCGCCGCAGTTCCAACCCTCTGAGTGGGGACTCGCACGGGCCAGTGAGTGGTGCCCAAACGCCGCAGCCCCAACCACACCGCAAGCTGGATCGTAGCCAGTCAGAGCCTGCATCTGCCGCCTCTGCCTCTGCAGCCGTCAATACTTCTCGCTACAAGACAGAGCTCTGCCGCCCCTTTGAGGAAAATGGCTCCTGCAAGTATGGGGACAAGTGCCAGTTCGCGCACGGTGCCCGCGAGCTGCGCTCACTTGCTAGACACCCCAAGTACAAGACGGAGCTCTGTCGCACTTTCCATACGATTGGTTTCTGCCCGTATGGGCCGCGCTGTCACTTCATACATAATGCTGATGAGGCCCGCCCCAAGACCATAGCTTCTCCTCCACAGTCACCCCTGCTGGTTTCTCCAGTGTCACCTGTCACTCCAGTGGCTCCGGGTAGCCCACTAGCACCAGGTAGTCCTCTAGCTCCTGGAAGCCCACTAGCTCCTGGCAGCCCACTGGCCCCCGGAAGCCCCCTGGTTGCTGCATTGGGTGTCGCCTCTGCATCGTCCACCTCTACCTCACCCCCACCAGGCAGCAAGCCGTCCTCACCACCAGCTGCCACCTCTCCTGCCGTGCCGCAGTCTCCGACCGATGCTTTCACTTTCAACATGGTATTCACACAGCCGCCATCAACTGCGGCGCCTTCGCTGCAGACTCTTCCGGCGTGCTTCCGTCCATCACCGGAGACACGCCTGCCAGTCTTCAGAAGGGTTGCTGCCATGTCAGAGCTTCTGGCTGGTGGGCAATAA